From the Oryza glaberrima chromosome 5, OglaRS2, whole genome shotgun sequence genome, one window contains:
- the LOC127773056 gene encoding putative pentatricopeptide repeat-containing protein At1g10330, translating into MIARSRHAASLAAAACGGTSSAARSYAGLDLLLQENFSAPRRVLQLHALLLTSGALSLPHPHPAATAAFPYNCLIHAHLRLRGSASPPWGPLRIFSAMLARGVRPNRHTFPSLLKSSASFDAATPTLHAQCLRRGLDEDRFVACSLLSAYGRDDHLVRDARKVFDDMASPDLATCNAMLDVLCLSGDMYGARCLFDRMVVRDVVSWTTIISGLTRIGCHWDAVEMFRAFLLQNKGRLSEATLVSVLSACANLDAVEGLAVGMAVHGHVVRHEVQFTAFLGTALIDMYGKYGKLSCCSHIFHLVRDKEVCTWNALLSALANHGKEAEALVKFEMMRSEGFLPNHITFVAVMTACARAGLVETGLDFFEELFTEYKVIPMMVHYGCVVDLLGRAGRFLEAIQIIERMPFMADDSVWGALLGACKIHGNIELSAQIREKLIVLGGQQPGRYVTVRNMYLEEGNWYAATRMGEVMQEAGIKKIVGMSSVVLN; encoded by the coding sequence ATGATCGCCCGCTCGAGACACGCTGCCTCGCTCGCAGCCGCAGCATGTGGGGGtacctcctccgccgctcgctCGTACGCCGGCCTCGACCTGCTCCTGCAGGAGAACTTCTCGGCCCCGCGCCGCGTCCTCCAGCTCCacgccctcctcctcacctccggCGCGCTCTCCCTCCCGCACCCCcacccggccgccaccgccgccttcccctACAACTGCCTCATCCAcgcccacctccgcctccgcggctcCGCTTCTCCTCCATGGGGCCCCCTCCGGATCTTCTCCGCCATGCTCGCCCGCGGCGTCCGCCCCAACCGCCAcaccttcccctccctcctcaaGTCCAGCGCCAGCTTCGACGCGGCCACCCCGACCCTCCACGCGCAGTGCCTCCGCCGCGGCCTAGACGAGGACCGCTTCGTCGCCTGCTCGCTCCTCAGCGCCTACGGCCGCGACGACCATCTTGTGCGCGACGCGCGTAAGGTGTTCGACGATATGGCTAGTCCGGATTTGGCTACCTGTAATGCCATGCTTGACGTGCTGTGTCTCTCCGGAGACATGTATGGTGCCCGCTGCTTATTTGATCGTATGGTGGTGAGGGATGTTGTATCGTGGACGACGATTATCTCTGGGTTAACGAGGATTGGGTGTCACTGGGATGCTGTTGAAATGTTCCGGGCATTTCTGCTGCAGAATAAGGGACGGCTTTCTGAGGCCACACTGGTAAGCGTTCTTTCAGCTTGTGCTAATCTGGATGCTGTGGAGGGGCTTGCGGTTGGAATGGCTGTTCATGGGCATGTTGTTCGCCATGAGGTTCAGTTCACTGCGTTCTTGGGCACAGCACTCATCGACATGTATGGTAAGTATGGGAAGCTTAGCTGTTGTAGCCATATCTTTCATTTGGTAAGAGACAAGGAGGTTTGTACGTGGAATGCACTGTTGTCTGCATTGGCTAATCATGGGAAGGAGGCTGAAGCACTGGTTAAGTTTGAGATGATGAGGAGTGAAGGGTTCTTGCCAAATCATATTACATTCGTTGCTGTAATGACAGCCTGTGCTCGCGCAGGATTGGTGGAGACTGGCTTAGACTTCTTCGAAGAGTTGTTTACTGAATATAAGGTCATTCCAATGATGGTGCATTATGGGTGTGTGGTAGATCTTTTAGGCCGTGCTGGTCGTTTTCTGGAGGCAATTCAGATTATAGAGAGGATGCCATTTATGGCTGATGATTCTGTGTGGGGTGCACTTCTTGGGGCTTGCAAGATCCATGGCAATATAGAGCTTTCTGCCCAGATCAGGGAGAAACTAATAGTTCTTGGTGGTCAGCAACCTGGACGGTATGTGACTGTTAGGAACATGTATTTAGAAGAAGGGAACTGGTATGCTGCCACTAGAATGGGAGAGGTGATGCAGGAGGCTGGTATTAAGAAGATAGTGGGTATGAGCAGTGTTGTGCTTAATTGA